The Canis lupus dingo isolate Sandy chromosome 11, ASM325472v2, whole genome shotgun sequence genome includes a region encoding these proteins:
- the SPINK4 gene encoding serine protease inhibitor Kazal-type 4: MAVRLWVVALAVATLLIVDREVPVSAVKVISPRMPICEHMGESPVCAQTSNPVCGTDGVTYDNECQVCLTRMKTKHDIQIVKDGKCGPSSQPLKP, translated from the exons ATGGCTGTCCGCCTGTGGGTGGTCGCCCTGGCCGTGGCCACCCTTCTCATTGTGGACAGAG AAGTGCCAGTGTCTGCGGTAAAGGTCATTTCCCCAAGAATG CCCATCTGTGAGCACATGGGGGAATCTCCAGTCTGTGCCCAGACATCCAACCCGGTCTGTGGCACTGATGGCGTCACATATGACAATGAATGCCAGGTCTGCTTGACTCGGAT GAAAACCAAACACGACATCCAGATCGTGAAGGATGGCAAATGTGGACCCTCATCGCAGCCTCTTAAGCCATGA